The following coding sequences lie in one Paucidesulfovibrio gracilis DSM 16080 genomic window:
- a CDS encoding biotin--[acetyl-CoA-carboxylase] ligase, with the protein MNCEVLLLDNGLGELFDPVDFKELAFQSPGWAGEPRLDAVGEYDGISLPPWGDVLVRRFRVQGVGPVWVGGRCETSMEVAWALIRAGALPSWGSVVAVEQKGGRGQLRRPWVSVPGNLHVSFALEVPPAPWDSLLSLVAGYIFSQALTELGESVRIKWPNDLYQHGRKVGGILVEQRGQDVVIGMGLNLAQAPGDHKMRSEAAARADILQLRPHGRSPLGVWLELVNRSKNAYKEILKHTSPSTFLSLVSERLLWLGHMIYHRQGTHWERARLVGLHQDGGLILDKNGNKSVVYSGSILFEQP; encoded by the coding sequence ACTATTTGATCCCGTGGACTTCAAGGAGTTGGCCTTTCAGAGTCCGGGGTGGGCCGGTGAGCCTCGTTTGGATGCGGTTGGTGAGTACGATGGTATCTCTTTACCTCCGTGGGGCGATGTCTTGGTTCGGCGTTTTCGCGTCCAGGGGGTCGGACCCGTTTGGGTTGGGGGCCGGTGTGAAACCAGCATGGAAGTTGCCTGGGCGCTGATTCGTGCGGGGGCGCTGCCGTCTTGGGGATCGGTTGTGGCCGTGGAACAGAAGGGGGGGCGCGGTCAGTTGCGTCGTCCCTGGGTCTCTGTACCCGGCAATCTCCATGTTTCCTTTGCGCTGGAGGTTCCTCCAGCTCCCTGGGACAGCCTGCTTTCCCTGGTGGCCGGGTATATTTTCTCTCAGGCCTTGACGGAATTGGGGGAGAGCGTCCGCATCAAATGGCCTAACGATTTGTATCAGCACGGCCGTAAGGTCGGAGGCATCCTGGTGGAACAGCGTGGCCAGGATGTTGTGATCGGCATGGGGTTGAATTTGGCGCAAGCGCCGGGCGATCACAAAATGCGTTCTGAAGCAGCGGCCCGAGCTGACATTTTACAATTGCGACCCCACGGTAGGAGTCCTTTGGGGGTCTGGCTGGAGCTTGTAAACCGGTCGAAAAATGCGTACAAGGAAATCTTGAAACATACATCACCCTCAACATTTCTGTCACTCGTTTCCGAACGCCTTCTCTGGCTTGGTCATATGATTTACCATCGACAGGGAACGCATTGGGAACGGGCCAGACTTGTCGGTCTTCATCAGGACGGCGGCTTGATTCTAGACAAAAATGGAAACAAGTCCGTTGTCTATTCGGGAAGTATCTTGTTCGAGCAGCCCTAA